In Thermospira aquatica, the following proteins share a genomic window:
- a CDS encoding helix-turn-helix domain-containing protein, producing MKYRFGSRLREAREKKGLTLRQVAENVGVSESLISQIERDRVSPAMDTLLSLVEVLELDIEYLFQDWRRTRPFAFVPRENRTKTEVDGTVYERLASIPGSTEGEGIEGYLIRIPPKHEKRSEPQGHRGKELGIILSGEGEFILGDMIYPLKAGDSIAFSSGVPHVFRNTGEVFLEAYWIVTPPRRKV from the coding sequence ATGAAGTACCGTTTTGGGAGTAGACTCCGGGAAGCCAGAGAGAAAAAGGGGCTTACCCTTCGGCAGGTTGCTGAGAATGTGGGGGTAAGTGAAAGCCTTATCTCTCAGATTGAGCGGGATCGTGTTTCTCCGGCCATGGATACTCTTCTTTCTCTTGTTGAGGTTCTGGAGCTGGACATAGAGTATCTTTTTCAGGATTGGAGACGTACCCGTCCTTTTGCTTTTGTTCCCCGGGAGAATCGGACAAAAACCGAGGTTGATGGGACGGTTTATGAGAGGTTGGCCTCGATCCCTGGTTCTACAGAAGGGGAAGGTATAGAAGGATATCTTATCCGTATCCCTCCGAAGCACGAAAAACGAAGTGAACCGCAGGGACATCGGGGTAAGGAACTCGGGATCATCCTTTCAGGAGAAGGAGAGTTTATCCTGGGGGACATGATCTACCCCCTAAAGGCAGGGGATAGTATTGCGTTTTCTTCTGGTGTACCGCATGTTTTTCGTAATACAGGGGAAGTATTTCTGGAAGCTTACTGGATAGTTACGCCTCCACGGCGAAAAGTATAA
- a CDS encoding 3-isopropylmalate dehydratase large subunit, whose amino-acid sequence MGKTIAEKIFDAHLVDKPYEGVYVLSLDMVFCHEITTPVAIMDLVNRGLDRVFDPTKIKAVIDHVTPAKDSKTATQHKILREWARRHNIKDFFDVGRNGVCHALFPEQGFVRPGYTIIMGDSHTCTHGAFGAFAAGVGTTDLEVGILKGVCAFKYPKTIKFVLKGKLPEGVYAKDVILYIISQISVNGATDHVMEFTGPIVDAMSMESRMTLSNMAIEAGGTSGICYPDMTTVEYLWKFIQNDYPSKEAALKDFQKWVSDPDAHYEKVLEYDLSDLEPMVTYGYKPDLVKPVREMEGTPIDQVYIGSCTNGRLEDLRIAAQILKGKKIAPTVRGILSPATPEIYFQAMEEGILKIFYEAGFSITNPTCGACLGMSNGVLAEGEVCAATTNRNFYGRMGKGGTVHLMSPATAAASAIAGKITNSPLYRGK is encoded by the coding sequence ATGGGAAAAACCATCGCTGAAAAGATTTTTGATGCCCATCTGGTGGACAAGCCCTATGAAGGGGTGTATGTGCTCTCGCTGGATATGGTGTTTTGCCATGAGATTACCACACCGGTAGCGATCATGGATCTGGTAAATCGCGGACTGGACCGTGTGTTTGATCCTACGAAGATCAAAGCAGTGATCGATCATGTGACTCCAGCCAAAGATTCCAAGACAGCTACCCAGCACAAGATTTTACGAGAATGGGCACGTCGTCACAACATTAAGGACTTCTTTGATGTTGGAAGAAATGGTGTATGTCATGCTCTTTTTCCGGAACAGGGATTTGTTCGTCCTGGTTACACAATTATTATGGGAGATTCTCATACCTGTACCCATGGGGCTTTTGGGGCGTTTGCAGCAGGAGTAGGGACTACTGATCTTGAGGTTGGTATTCTCAAAGGAGTATGTGCTTTTAAGTATCCCAAAACTATCAAATTTGTTCTCAAAGGAAAACTCCCTGAGGGTGTCTATGCCAAGGATGTTATTCTTTACATTATTTCCCAGATTTCGGTTAACGGTGCAACGGATCATGTGATGGAGTTTACAGGTCCTATTGTCGATGCCATGTCTATGGAGAGCAGGATGACCCTTTCAAATATGGCCATTGAAGCTGGCGGAACCAGTGGAATATGCTATCCTGACATGACAACGGTGGAGTATCTGTGGAAATTTATTCAGAATGACTATCCTTCCAAGGAAGCAGCTCTGAAAGATTTTCAAAAATGGGTTTCTGATCCCGATGCCCACTACGAAAAGGTTCTGGAATACGATCTCTCTGATCTTGAACCCATGGTAACCTATGGCTACAAGCCCGATCTGGTAAAACCAGTACGAGAGATGGAGGGTACACCCATAGATCAGGTGTACATAGGGAGCTGTACCAATGGGCGGCTTGAGGATCTTCGTATAGCTGCTCAGATTCTCAAAGGCAAAAAGATTGCCCCAACGGTGAGAGGTATTCTTTCGCCAGCTACACCTGAAATCTACTTTCAGGCTATGGAAGAAGGTATTTTGAAGATCTTTTACGAAGCAGGGTTTTCTATCACCAATCCAACATGTGGAGCATGTCTTGGAATGTCAAATGGTGTGCTTGCTGAGGGTGAGGTTTGTGCAGCGACAACGAACCGAAACTTTTATGGCCGTATGGGGAAAGGTGGCACAGTACATCTGATGAGTCCTGCTACCGCCGCAGCATCGGCTATCGCGGGGAAAATTACGAATTCCCCTCTTTATCGCGGGAAATAG
- a CDS encoding 3-isopropylmalate dehydratase small subunit, which translates to MRQFDGEVLFLDRSDINTDEIIPAKYLTEITKEALKPYCLEDLKLEGFDPKRDLAGKSVIVTRANFGCGSSREHAPWALEVNGIYTVIAENFARIFRQNMFNGGMLAIELPKETIDEIFREFKGKKTYAKISIDPAEIILEAEGKKKTYSYTLGGFEKALIEAGGWVGYAEKHY; encoded by the coding sequence ATGCGTCAGTTTGACGGAGAGGTTTTGTTTCTGGATAGAAGCGATATTAATACGGATGAGATTATTCCAGCGAAATACCTCACAGAGATTACCAAGGAAGCATTAAAACCGTATTGTCTTGAGGATTTGAAGCTTGAGGGTTTTGATCCAAAAAGGGATCTTGCCGGGAAATCGGTGATTGTCACGAGGGCAAATTTTGGGTGTGGATCTTCCCGTGAGCATGCGCCCTGGGCATTAGAGGTCAATGGGATCTATACGGTTATTGCTGAAAACTTTGCCAGAATCTTTCGCCAGAATATGTTTAACGGTGGGATGCTGGCAATAGAACTTCCAAAGGAAACAATTGATGAGATCTTTCGCGAGTTTAAAGGCAAGAAAACCTATGCAAAAATTTCGATTGATCCTGCAGAGATTATTTTAGAGGCAGAGGGGAAGAAAAAAACATATTCTTATACCCTTGGAGGTTTTGAGAAGGCTTTGATCGAAGCAGGTGGATGGGTTGGTTACGCGGAGAAACACTATTAA
- a CDS encoding AMP-dependent synthetase/ligase: protein MPRYPGKPKNLSTLREIITFIDESLAGHTAFINSSPETFPSMDYLQVKNTVLDLVQALLSLDVNKGDKIALLSENRTEWALVYLAAVCMGCVIVPLDILLTPQELENLIKDSQAKILFVSASQKDRFPSQESLPVKHIVVFDPIDETRALQEKKEAQDLLTKLLGLSILPSKISKTLSLHKQELVLTDKCEVLFREERVLDFLVLVTAGKHIRSENCSNPLDNIPLSPDDPAALIYTSGTTGKPKAVLLTQYNLASNVDDIQMHELFAPEFRWVTLLPLHHTFPTMGGLLVPFVTRGTIRFVASLRSDVIINAFKETRVNCIIIVPLFLEKIYKNILKTVKEKNFIVRFIFKTLFNFSHFVYKWTHLNPGKILFHNVREKLGLSELKFFISGGGPIAKEILIGLNSLGIYVAQGYGLSETSPVLTCSNLTVNKFGSVGFPLKRVELRIDNPDKRGHGEILARGPNIMKGYLNNPEETAKVIESEGWFHTGDIGFIDKQGFLWITGRLKNIIVTSGGKNIYPEELENLLAQSEYIAEVAVIGRKDWESRGEVPYAIIYPNLETIKLLSDQQEKNFDEDSLYELFSQEIKRLTADLPLYKKIADFELIYEELPKTSSKKIKRFLLEASKPFQKKK from the coding sequence TCTACTCTCAGAGAGATTATAACCTTCATCGACGAATCGCTGGCAGGACACACCGCTTTTATCAATAGTTCCCCGGAAACTTTCCCCTCTATGGACTACCTTCAGGTGAAAAATACCGTGCTTGATCTTGTACAAGCCCTCCTCTCCCTTGATGTCAATAAGGGCGACAAAATCGCTCTCCTTTCTGAAAATAGAACCGAGTGGGCTTTAGTTTATCTTGCTGCTGTTTGTATGGGATGTGTCATTGTCCCTTTGGATATTCTCCTCACTCCTCAAGAACTGGAAAATCTCATCAAAGACAGTCAGGCAAAAATACTTTTTGTATCCGCTTCTCAAAAAGATCGATTTCCTTCCCAAGAATCTCTTCCCGTGAAGCACATCGTTGTCTTTGATCCTATTGACGAAACACGTGCACTCCAGGAAAAAAAAGAAGCCCAGGACCTCCTTACAAAACTTCTAGGTCTCTCTATTCTCCCCTCCAAGATCTCCAAAACTCTCTCCCTTCATAAACAGGAACTCGTTCTCACCGATAAATGCGAGGTTCTTTTTCGAGAGGAACGCGTCCTTGATTTTCTGGTGCTAGTAACTGCAGGTAAACACATCCGCAGTGAAAACTGTAGCAATCCTCTTGACAATATCCCTCTTTCTCCAGACGACCCGGCAGCTCTGATCTACACCTCAGGCACAACAGGTAAACCCAAAGCTGTTCTCCTCACCCAGTACAACCTTGCAAGCAATGTAGATGATATACAGATGCACGAACTCTTTGCGCCTGAGTTTCGGTGGGTTACTCTTCTTCCTCTTCATCACACCTTTCCTACGATGGGAGGTCTTCTTGTTCCCTTTGTTACCCGGGGTACTATTCGTTTTGTTGCAAGTTTACGCTCTGATGTGATCATCAATGCTTTTAAAGAAACAAGGGTCAACTGTATTATTATTGTTCCTCTTTTCCTAGAAAAAATATACAAAAATATCCTCAAAACTGTGAAAGAAAAGAATTTCATTGTACGTTTCATTTTTAAGACCCTCTTTAACTTTTCCCATTTTGTCTACAAGTGGACACATCTCAATCCTGGAAAAATTCTTTTCCACAACGTCAGGGAAAAACTTGGACTCTCAGAACTCAAATTTTTTATCTCTGGCGGTGGTCCTATTGCCAAGGAGATTCTCATAGGACTCAACAGTCTTGGGATCTATGTCGCGCAGGGCTACGGTCTTTCTGAAACCTCACCCGTGCTCACCTGCTCCAATCTCACGGTCAACAAGTTTGGTTCTGTAGGATTTCCCCTTAAACGAGTTGAACTGCGAATTGACAATCCCGACAAACGGGGTCATGGAGAAATCCTGGCCAGAGGTCCAAACATTATGAAAGGCTACCTCAATAACCCAGAAGAAACCGCTAAAGTGATTGAGAGTGAAGGATGGTTTCACACGGGGGATATTGGATTTATAGACAAGCAAGGTTTTCTCTGGATCACAGGGCGACTCAAAAATATCATCGTCACCTCTGGTGGTAAAAATATCTACCCTGAAGAACTGGAAAACCTTCTCGCCCAGAGTGAATACATCGCCGAAGTAGCCGTCATCGGGAGAAAAGACTGGGAAAGCCGCGGCGAGGTTCCTTACGCAATCATCTACCCAAATCTTGAGACCATCAAACTTCTGAGCGACCAGCAGGAGAAAAACTTTGACGAAGACTCTCTCTATGAGCTTTTCTCCCAGGAGATTAAACGTCTCACGGCCGACCTTCCCCTTTACAAAAAGATCGCCGATTTTGAACTTATCTACGAAGAACTCCCCAAAACTTCCTCCAAAAAAATCAAACGCTTCCTTCTAGAAGCATCCAAACCTTTCCAGAAAAAGAAATAA